Proteins from a genomic interval of Streptomyces fodineus:
- a CDS encoding DUF485 domain-containing protein, whose protein sequence is MTFADENRYPPSDTGWPPPHGEPGSYAHHTPQYAPYRQAPWNEPYASYGQASWNEPYAYETHRRGADLAALRSAYRLLRRIATLTALGSFVVYVVLSCYAPALMGARIAGELSLGMALGVLQLVVTFAAVFWYGRSAQRSVDPLARAVREQAVPAGGHGGAAR, encoded by the coding sequence ATGACGTTCGCCGACGAGAACAGGTACCCGCCATCAGATACGGGATGGCCACCGCCCCACGGCGAGCCAGGCTCGTACGCACACCACACCCCGCAGTACGCGCCGTACCGGCAAGCCCCATGGAACGAGCCGTACGCGTCGTACGGGCAAGCCTCTTGGAACGAGCCGTACGCGTACGAGACTCATCGGCGCGGTGCCGATCTCGCCGCCCTGCGCTCGGCCTACCGCCTGCTCCGCCGGATCGCCACGCTCACCGCGCTCGGCTCGTTCGTGGTGTACGTCGTGCTGTCCTGTTACGCACCCGCCCTGATGGGGGCCAGGATCGCCGGAGAGCTGAGCCTGGGAATGGCCCTGGGGGTGCTCCAGCTCGTCGTCACCTTCGCGGCGGTCTTCTGGTACGGACGCAGTGCACAGCGCTCGGTGGATCCGTTGGCCCGGGCCGTCAGGGAGCAGGCGGTCCCCGCCGGCGGGCACGGGGGAGCGGCGAGATGA